Part of the Cohnella candidum genome, TTCGAAGCGGAGCCTTTGGAAGGCCGGATGGTTCTGGAGGTACACCCCAACGTCGCGTTCGCGATGCTGGACCGCGTGCTCGGCGGCGCGGGCGCGGCGCCGACGAAGATCGGAAGCTTGACCGAAATCGAGACGATCATCATGGAACGGATTTTCAGCCGGGCTTTCGACAGTTTGCAGGAAGCCTGGAGAACGGTCGTCGACATGCAGCCGAGACTGGAAGCGCTGGAGACGAATCCGCAGTTCATGCAGATCGTATCGCCCAACGAGACGATCGCGCTGATCTCCCTGAGCACGAAAATCGGAGACACGACGGGCATGATCAACCTTTGTATCCCGCACGTCGTCATCGAACCGGTGATGCCGAGGCTGTCGGTCCATCAATGGTTCGCCTCCCAGAAGAAGATGCGCGCGCCGGAAGAGCAGCAAATGCTCGAGAAACGCGTGAGCAAAGCGAAGCTGCCCGTCGTCGCCGAACTGGGCTTCTCGCAAATCTCGGTCCATGAATTCCTGAATTTGTCCGTCGGAGACGTCATCGCCTTACATAAGCCGACCGACGAAGGATTGGAAGTCAAGGTCGGGGACAAGGTCAAATTCATCGCCAGTCCCGGTACGGTAAGGGACAAGATGGCGATCCAAATTCACGAAATCGTCAGCGAAGGGGTGGAAGAAAACAATGACGAGTAAGGATTATTTATCCCAGGAAGAGATCGACGCGCTTCTGCGGCAGTCGTCCGGCGAAGAGCCGGAGACGCCCGCTTCGTTCGATTTCGCCGGCGAAGTGACTTTGGACGACCTGCTGACGCCGATCGAACAGGACGCCCTGGGCGAAATCGGCAACATCACGTTCGGCAGCGCGGCGACGGCTTTGTCCACGTTGCTCGGCAAGAAAGTCGACATCACTACGCCGCAGGTTTCCGCGATCTCGAGGGACCAGTTCAACGAGGAATTCCCCAAACCGCACGTGGCCGTTCACGTTCGTTACGTGGACGGGTTTGAAGGCATCAATTCCTTGGTCATCAAGACGCACGACGCGCAAGTCATCGCCGATCTCATGCTGGGCGGCGAAGGCAACGTGACGTCGGAGGAATTGAACGAAATCCATATCAGCGCGGTACAGGAAGCGATGAACCAGATGATGGGTTCGTCGGCGACCTCCATGTCGACCATCTTCAACCGCATGGTCAACATTTCCCCGCCGGGCATCGACATCATGGACGTGCCGAACGGGTCGGGGATCGGCAATATCCCGATGGAGGACATGTTCGTCAAAATCTCTTTCCGGCTCAAAATCGGGGACTTGATCGATTCGACGATCATGCAGCTGCTGTCGGTACCGTTCGCGAAAGAGCTCGTCCGCTCCTTGATGGGCGACGCTTCGCCGGAACCGGCGCCCGCGCCGCAATACGCAGCACCGCAAGCGCAGCCTGCGCCGGCTCCGGTCGCGCCGCCTCCGCAGCCGATGCAGCAAATGCCTCCGCAGATGCCGCCGCAAATGCCGCCGCAGCAAATGCCGCCGGCCTACCAAATGCCGCCGCAGGAAGCCTACCAAATGCCTCCGATGGCTGCCATGCCGCCGGGTTACGGGGCTCCGATGCCGTCGTATCCGCAGACGCTCGGCGCGGCGGGAGGCCGCAACGTCAACGTCAATCCCGTCCAGTTCGCCAGCTTCCAAGGCAGCGGGCTGTCGCAGGCCGACGAGACGAACCTGAACCTGCTGCTGGACATCCCGCTGAAAGTCACGGTGGAATTGGGACGGACGCAGAAGCAGATCAAAGAGATTTTGGAATTGTCCCAAGGTTCTATTATCGAGCTGGACAAGCTGGCCGGGGAACCGGTCGACATCCTGGTAAACAACAAATTGATCGCCAAAGGCGAGGTCGTGGTCATCGATGAAAACTTCGGCGTCCGCGTCACCGACATCGTCAGCCAATGGGATCGCGTCCAAAAAATCCAATAAGACCCTCGGGAGGAAAACGAAATGGCTAACCGCATTCTCATTGTTGACGACGCTGCATTCATGCGCATGATGATCCGCGACATTCTCAGCAAGAACGGATACGAAGTGGTGGGAGAAGCCCAAGACGGCGCCCAAGCGATCGAGAAATACAAGGAACTTCATCCGGACCTCATCACGATGGACATCACGATGCCCGAGATGGACGGCATTACCGCGCTGAAGGAAATCCGCAAACTCGACTCGAACGCGAAAGTCATCATGTGTTCCGCAATGGGCCAGCAGGCGATGGTTATCGACGCTATCCAAGCCGGAGCAAAAGATTTCATCGTGAAACCTTTCCAAGCCGACCGCGTCATCGAAGCCATCAAGAAAACACTCGGATAAGTCGGGAGCGAAGAAAGGCATGAAAGGTTTACCTTACGCGGCTGACGATTTCGCGGACGCGAACCCGGCCGGCTCCGTCTGGGATCTTCTGTGGATCCTGTTCGTGCTGGCCGTCATCGTCGGACTCATCATCTTGCTGCTCCGCTTTCTGGCCAAACGCAACCGGGGATGGGGGACGAACCGCTCTCTCCGTTCGCTCGGCGGATTCCCGCTCGGAACGAACAAATCGATGCAGATCGTGGAGTGGAACGGCCGGATCTACGTGCTCGGCGTCGGAGAAGACGTCTCGCTCATCGAGGCGATCACCGATCCCGAGACGGTGGCCGCGCTGCTCGCGGAACACGATACGCAGGCGGAATCGTCGGCAGCCCAGCTGCCCGATTGGCTCCGCAAATGGAGCCGGAAAAATCAACCTCAGGCCGGCGGCAATCCGGCCGAGGGCGCGGATTTCGGCCAAAGCTTCGAGCGGACGCTGGAAAACCGGCTTCGCCAGTTGGCGGAGAGGCGCCAGCGGGCGGAAGATCTGCTGGAGGATAAACCTTACGAAGATCGGTCGGGCAACCCATGAAGAAAAGATTATGGATCGGCATTTTATCCTTGTCGGCGATGTTTTTCGGCTTTGAAGGTTCCGCGTACGCGGAGCCGATCGTCGGGGTCACCTTAGGCGACGGCTCCCAGCCGGTCGGAGCGTCGGCGTTGTCGCTGCTGATGCTCATCACGGTGCTCAGCTTGGCTCCGGCGATTCTGGTCATGATGACCAGCTTTACCCGGATCGTCATCGTGCTCGGCTTCGTGCGGACGTCGCTCGGGACGCAGCAAATGCCCCCGAACCAAGTGCTGATCGGTCTTGCGCTGTTCCTGACGCTGTTCATCATGTCGCCGACGTTGTCGCAAGTGAACAAGGACGCCTTGCAGCCTTATTTGAAAAACCAAATCAGCCAAACCGAGGCGCTGCAGAAAGCGTCCGTTCCGATGAAGGAGTTCATGTACAAGCATACGAGGGAGAAAGACCTCCTGCTGTTCCTGAACTACACCAAAACGGAAAAACCGAAGACGTTTCAAGACATTCCGATTACGGTCCTCATTCCGTCGTATGCGCTGAGCGAATTGAAAACGGCCTTCCAAATGGGCTTCATGATCTTCATTCCTTTCCTCGTCATCGATATGGTCGTCGCCAGTACCTTGATGGCCATGGGGATGATGATGCTGCCGCCGGTCATGATCTCGCTGCCTTTCAAAATCTTGCTTTTCGTATTGGTCGACGGTTGGTATTTGATCGTCAGGTCGCTGCTCACCAGCTTCCATACTTAATCCCTGGCGATTGACGTCAAGCGGGAGGTAACCATGAGTTCGGAGTTCGTCATCGGCCTTGCCGGCCAAGCGCTGTATACCGTCCTGAAAGTCAGCGCCCCGATGCTGGGCCTGGGCTTGATCGTCGGCTTGATCGTCAGCATCTTCCAAGCCACGACGCAAATCCAGGAGCAAACGCTGGCCTTCGTCCCCAAAATCGTGGCCGTGTTCCTGGCGATTCTCATTTTCGGCCCTTGGATCCTGAATGTGATGGTCGATTTCACGAGCCGCCTGTTGGGCAATTTGGCCAGCTACATCGGATAACGCCTCATGCTGACAACGGATGCGATCATGAAGGTGTTTCCTGCTTTTCTGCTTGTTTTTTGTCGAATTAGCGCGTTTTTTGTTTCGGCGCCGATCTTCTCAACGCGCAACGTGCCGAGAACAGTGAAAATCGGCTTGGCCTTTTTCATCTCGGTCATCGTTTTCCTGACGATCGGCTTCGACACCAAAGTGACGGCGGACGCGACTTATATACTCGCCGTGTTCCGCGAAGTGCTGGCCGGTTTATTGATCGGCTACGTATCCAGCCTGTTTTTCGCGGCGATCCAGACCTCGGGCGCTCTTATGGATATGCAGATGGGGTTCGGCATCGCGAACATCGTCGACCCTCTGACGGGCGTATCGGCTCCGATGCTCGGGAACTTGAAGTACATGCTGACGATTCTCGTCTTCCTGTCGATGAACGGGCATCATTATTTGCTCGCCGCCATCATGGACAGTTACCGCTGGCTGCCGCTCGACAACGGGCTATTCGGAGGAATCGCGGACGGCAGCGTCTCGGATTTCCTGATCCGGACGTTCGCGGACACGTTCATGCTGGCTTTGCAAATCTCGGCGCCGATCGTCGTCTCGATGCTCCTGACGGACGTAGGGCTCGGGCTGCTGGCGAGAACGGCACCTCAGTACAACGTGTTCGTCATCGGCATCCCGGTCAAAATTTTGGTCGGCCTGGCGTTGTTGATCGTACTGCTCCCGGGTTTCGGAGGATTGTTCTCTATGCTGTTCGACGACATGTTCCGATCGATCAACAAGCTGTTGTCGATTTTGAAGGATCACGCGACTTAAGGAATACGGAATGACCTAAGGGAGGTGGGCCGCATGCCCCGTTTTCGCCACCGGCTCGATTTGCAGATGTTCGCCGGCGAAAAAACGGAAAAGGCGACTCCCAAGAAGAGGCAGGATGCCCGCAACAAGGGGCAGGTCGCCAAAAGCGCCGAAATTTCCAGTTCCCTCATCCTGCTTGGCGTGCTCAGTTGTTTTCTCATGCTGGGTCCTTTTTTCCAGGATCGGATCCTGAGGCTGTTCGGGGACATTTTCCTGCATCGTTTGAACATGGACATCACGGACCAAAACGTCTTGCAGCTGTTCTACCATTATGTGGTGCAAATTTTGATCCTGTTATCGCCGATCTTGATCGTCGCCATTCTGATCGCGTTCGCCTCGACGTACGTGCAGATCGGGTGGCTGTTCACGACGGAGCCTCTCAAGATGAGCCTGTCGAAGCTGAATCCGCTCTCCGGCCTTAAGAACATGTTCAAGCTGCGCTCGGTGATCGAATTGCTGAAAAGCATGCTCAAGCTGACGCTTATCGGCTTGATCGTTTACTGGGTGCTTTGGACCAAAAAGCAGCAGTTTCTGGATCTGGCGCACGTGCCGATCGGAGGCATTTTCGCTTTTACCGCCAGGCTGATCGTCCAATTGGGCTTGATCGTCGCGGCGATACTGTTCGTCCTCGCCATCGGCGATTATCTCTATTCCCGGTACGAATACGAAAAAGGCTTGAAAATGAGCAAGCAGGACATCAAGGACGAGCACAAGCTTTCGGAGGGCGATCCTCTGATCAAAGGCAAGATCAAGGAAAAGCAGCGCAGGATGGCGCTTATGCGCATGATGCAGGAAGTGCCGAAGGCCGACGTGGTCATCACCAACCCGACCCACTTCGCCGTCGCGCTGCAATATGACGGGTCCAAGATGGAAGCGCCCGTCATCGTCGCGAAAGGCCAAGACTACTTGGCGCTTCGCATCCGGGAAATCGCCAAGAAACACGATGTCGTGATCATGGAAAACAAGCCGCTCGCCCGCGCGCTGTACGAACGGGCCGAAGTCGGGGACGCGATCCCCGGCGACCTGTTCCAAGCCGTCGCGGAAGTGCTGGCATACGTATACCGCCTCAAAGGCCGCCGTCGCGCGTAACTTCGTCCCCACAAAGTGACGTTAAGCTCTGAAGCTTATTCCGATTACTTTGCGGGGGCCCCGGTGTGAAAAACTTCAATTCTTGATGGGGGAGGGATCGAACATGAAACTTAAGGACCTCAGCATCTTGATCGGCATCATCGGCGTCGTCCTCATGATGGTCGTTCCGATCCCGACCTGGCTGCTCGACGTCTTGCTCGTGCTGAACATTTCGACGGCGCTCATGATCCTGCTGATCGCGATGAACACGACCGACGCGCTGCATTTTTCGATTTTTCCGACTTTATTGCTGATTACGACCGTTTTCCGGCTGTCCCTGAACGTGTCGACGACCCGATTGATCTTGAGGGACGCGAACGCCGGCCACGTCGTCGAGACGTTCGGCAACTTCGTGGCCGGGGGCCAGCTGGCCATCGGCTTCGTCGTCTTTCTGATCCTCGTCGTCGTACAGTTCATCGTCATCACCAAAGGTTCGGAACGGGTGGCCGAGGTTGCGGCCCGCTTCACCTTGGACGCGATGCCCGGCAAACAGATGAGCATCGACGCCGACCTGAACGCCGGCATGATCAACGAACAGCAAGCCCGCGAGCGCCGCGAGAAAATCGAGAAAGAATCCGATTTTTACGGCGCGATGGACGGTGCGAGCAAGTTCGTTAAAGGGGATGCCATCGCCAGCATCATCATCGTCACGATCAACCTGGTCGGCGGCATCATCATCGGCATGGCCGTCCACGGCTTCGACATCATGAAAGCCCTCAGCACGTATTCCGTCCTGTCGATCGGTGACGGATTGGTCAGCCAGATCCCGGCATTGCTCATCAGTACCGCGACCGGTATCATCGTGACCCGCGCCGCATCGGAAGGCAACTTGGCTCACGACATGTCCAGCCAGCTCTTCCGGTATCCGCGGCTGCTGTATATCGTCGCCGGCACGGTCGCCCTCCTCGGCCTGGCGACGCCGATTCCGTTCATCACCACCATGCCGTACGCGCTCATACTCGTCATCGCCGGTTACCGGCTGCAGAAAAACCTCGACCGGCGGAAGCAGGAAGAGCAGCTGATGGTGGAAGAGAAGGAAATCGAAGAGGTGCGCAGCCCCGAGAGCGTCATCAGCCTGCTGCAGGTCGATCCGATCGAGTTCGAATTCGGTTACGGCCTCATTCCTTTGGCGGATACGCAGCAGGGCGGAGATTTGCTGGACCGGATCATCATGATTCGACGACAGTGCGCCCTCGAAATGGGCTTGATCGTCCCCGTTATCCGAATTCGCGACAATATTCAACTAAAACCGAACGAATATGTCATCAAAATGAAAGGAAATATGGTGGCTCGTGGCGAATTATTGTTACATCATTACCTGGCCATGAGTCCCGGGTTCGAGGACGATTCCGTCGCGGGTATCGAGACCCAGGAGCCGGCGTTCGGATTGCCGGCCCTCTGGATCGACGAAGCGACCAAGGAACGTGCCGAACTCGCGGGATACACCGTGGTCGATCCGCCTTCCGTCGTCGCCACGCATTTGACGGAAGTGATCAAGAAACACGCGCACGAGCTGATCGGCCGCCAGGAAACGAAGGCGCTTGTCGAAAGCGTCAAGGAAACGTACCCGGCGCTCGTGGAGGAGCTCATTCCTTCCATCGTAGGCGTGGGCGATGTCCAGAAGGTGCTCGCGAAGCTGCTGAAAGAGAAAATCTCCATTCGGGATTTGGTGACCATTTTCGAGACGCTCGCCGATTACGGCAAGTACACCAAAGACCCGGAAGTGCTTACCGAATACGTCCGCCAAAGCCTGTCCCGCCAGATCACGCAGCAATACGCGCAGGCGAGCGAGCCTTTGAAGGTCATTACGATCAGTCCGAACACGGAAAAGAAAATCGCGGAGGCCGTCCAGCAATCCGACCAAGGCAGCTACTTGGCGATGGACCCCGTCTCCACGCAATCGATTTACCAGAAGCTGACCGAGCAGGTGAACCGCCTCGTGCAATCCGGTCAGCAGCCGATCATTTTGACTTCTCCGACGATCCGCATGTACATGCGCCAATTGCTGGAGCGCAGCATGCAAGACATTCCGGTTCTCTCCTACAGCGAACTGGAGCCGAATATTGAAGTGCAGAGCGTTGGGGTGGTGAGTGCATGAAGGTAAAACGATATCTGGTCGACGGCTTGCCGGAAGCGGTGCAGATGATCCGCAACGAACTCGGTTCCGACGCGGTGATCCTGAACACCAAAGAAATCCGCACCGGCGGGTTTCTGGGGATGTTCCGCAAGAAGAAGGTGGAAGTGATCGCCGCCGTGGACGAGGCTTCCCGCAAATCGCCGCCGCGTCCGCAGCCGGCACGTCCGGCTGCGAAGCCGCCTGCACAGCAGCCGGAACGCCGAGCGGCGCAGCGTCCCGCGGAAGAGCTCGCGGATGTCCGGGTGCCGATGCCGGGGCAAGCCGTCCGGAACCTTTACGCCAAGGGCAACGGAGCGGCAGAAGCGCCGGTGCCGCAGGCACCCGCCGTAGCGCCCGCGCCTTCAGCAGCCGGTCTTGCCGTCGCGGAGCCGGCAGAGGAGGAATCGCTCTCGAAATCGTTCGCGGACGCTTTGTTGCAACTGCAGAAAGCGGCCGCAGCAGAGTCCGTGCCTACGGTGGAGCCGGTCACGTCCCTTCCGGCCGCGCCGACCATACCGCCGAAGCCGGTAGAATCTGCCGAGGCCGCCGAGACGAACGCGCTGCTTCAAGAGCTGCGTTCGATGAAGGACATGATGGCCAAGATGGCTCGCCAGCAAACGTTCCGCAGCCTTCCCGAATCGGTGCTCAAATGGAGCCGGCGGCTGGCCGAACAAGGCGTCGATCCGGCTCACGTCGAGCAGTTCGCCGAAGAGGTGAAGAACCGGCTGAGCGAGCAAGGGGAACCGGACGAAGCCGCTGCCTATGAGGCCGCCAAGGAAGTTCTCCGGTCATGGCTCGTGCCGTACGCCGGTGAGGGGATCGGCCAAGGCACTCGAATCGTTCATTTCGTCGGTCCGACGGGCGTCGGCAAGACGACGACGATCGCCAAGCTGGCCGCGGACCAAGCGTTCTCCCACCGGCGGACCGTCGGCTTCATTACGGCGGACACGTACCGGATCTCGGCGGTAGACCAGCTTCGGACCTATGCCGACATCCTCAACGTTCCTCTCGAGGTGGTGTTTTCCCCGGGAGAACTGGCCAGAGCCTACAAGAAGCTGGCCGACCGCGACCTGTTGTTCATGGATACGGCAGGACGCAACTACCGGAACGAACTGTTCGTCTCCGAAGTCAACAGCTTGCTCGCTCCGGGAGAGAAGACGGAAACGTTCCTCGTCCTGAGCCTGACCCATAAATACGCGGACATGAAAACGATCGCCTCCCAGTTCGCCAAGTACGGCATCCGCCGCGTCCTGCTGACGAAGGCGGACGAGACGGATACCTACGGCTCCATGCTCAACCTGGTTCGGGATTTCTCCTTCCCGATCTCGTATATCACCTGCGGACAAACCGTTCCGGACGACATCAAAGCGTTCGAACCGGAAGAGTGGGTCCGCAAGCTTTTGGGGGAACCGCCGCATGAATGATCAGGCAGAAGCGCTCCGGCAATTGGTACATACGCGCGAGCTTCCCAAAATCACCACGACGCGGATTGTGACCGTCACCAGCGGCAAAGGCGGTGTCGGGAAGTCCAACTTCAGCCTCAATTTCGCGATGGCCTTGCAGAAACGGGGTTACAGCGTGCTCGTATTCGATGCGGACATCGGAATGGCCAACATCGACGTGCTGCTAGGAACGCCTGCCCAATACAATCTGTTCCATTTGCTGAAGAGGGAAAAAACGATCTGGGAGATCATCCAGACTGCGCCGAGCGGACTTCAATTCATCGCCGGCGGTTCGGGATTCCAGGAGCTTCTCCGCCTCACCGAAGAAGAGCTGGAATATTTCGCCGAGCAGGTCGGCTTGCTGAACGGGCACGTGGATTTCCTGCTCTTCGATACCGGCGCCGGATTGTCGAAGGAAACGCTCCGGTTCATCCTCGCCGCGGAAGAAACGATCGTCGTGACGACGCCGGAACCGACGTCCATCACCGACGCTTACGCGCTCATCAAAATGGTCAAGTCGATGGGGAACGACGTCCCGTTCCGCCTCGTCGTCAACCGGGTGGGAGATGATCGGGAGGGCAAGCAGACGGCCGACAACATCCAGCAGGTGGCGGCCAAGTATTTGGGAATCGAGCTGCCGGTGCTGGGCTACATCCCCGACGATACGAACGTGTCCAAGGCGGTCAAACGGCAAACGCCGTTGACGTCGGCTTTCCCGGACAGCGCTGCGACAAGGGGAATCGATCGGATCGCCGCGAACTTCCTGCATGAAGAAAGGGCGAAACCGCGCGGCGTGACCGGTTTCCTGCAGCGAATGAAACGGCTGTGGACTTAACCCGACATTTCGTCGCTTCATCTTAAAGTGATCTCCGGCATTTCGAATCCGCCGCGAAAGGAGCCAAGTGAAATGACCGTTCATCGCGTATTGATCGTCGACGATTCCAAATTCATGCGCAGAGTGCTCAGCGATATGGTCAACGCGGACGATGCTTTCACGGTGGCGGCTACGGCCTCCGACGGGGAAGATGCGGTCCGGCTCGCTTTCGAGCTGAAACCGGACATCATCACGATGGATATGGAAATGCCGCGGATGAACGGTCTCGAGGCCTTGCAGCGGATCATGTCGGTGCATCCGATTCCCGTCATCATGCTGTCGGCGGTGACGGACAATGGAACCCGCGAGACCATCAAGGCGCTTCAATACGGGGCATTCGACTTCGTTCGAAAGCCGGATCGCTCCGTAAACTTGGACATCGGAGAAGTGAGCGACTACCTGCTCGAGAAGCTCCGAATCGCTGCGGAATCGATCCGCAGCGGCTCGTGGCGGATGCTGCCGGCGGTAGAGCTTAAGCCCGAGCGTGAAACGGATTCGGATACGCCGCCGCTTTCGCAAGACGGGGAGGAGGCAAGGCCGCAGGGACCGCCCGGCGGACGCGACGAGGCTCCTACTCTAAGCGAATCGAAGATCAGCGCGGTAAAGAAGGTACCGCCGGACGAACCCGCGGCCGGCGTTTCCCCGGCGGCCGCTCCCGCGATAAGGCCAGAACCCGGCGGCGCGAAGCGAACGGCGGATCTTCGCAAGAACGGCCCGCCTGCAGCGGCCGCCAAGCCGGAGCGGCAGGCAAAGCCGGCAGAATCGCGCAAGCCGGCTGAACCTCCGTCAACCGGGCAGAAGCTCCGCAAGCCGGAGCCCCCGCGGATCGACGCGGCGCGTACGTCTACGGCGGCGCCCGCGGAGCAGAAAGCTCCGGCCAAACTGCCGGCTCCGGCACAACATCCGCCGGATCGGCCGGACGAGGCCAAGCCGAACAAGAGGTCGTCCACGTTCACCCAAATCGTGGCGCTGGGGACCTCGACGGGAGGTCCGCGCGCGCTGCACGAAGTGCTGACGAAGCTGCCGGGAGATTTCGAAGCTCCGGTTCTCGTCGTCCAGCACATGCCGCCGAAGTTCACCCACTCGCTGGCCCAGAGGTTGGATTCCTTCAGCGCGATCCGAGTGCGCGAGGCAGAGCAGGGCGAGCTGCTGGAGACCGGCACGGCTTACATCGCCCCGGGCGGAAAGCAGATGTCGGTCGCCAAGGAGGCATCCGGGAAGTACCGGATCAAGCTGACGGAGGAAGGACCGCGAAGCGGGCACATGCCGAGCGTGGACGTGCTGTTCGAATCGCTGGTCGGACATCGAGGGCTGAATCGACATGCCGTGCTCATGACGGGCATGGGAAGCGACGGGGCCAAGGGCATGAAGGCGCTGAAGGAAGACGGGGCGGAAACCCGCATCGCGGAATCGGAAGAGACTTGCGTCGTCTACGGAATGCCGCGTTCCGCGGTGGAGCTCGGGGCCGTCTCGCACGTCGTACCGCTTCCTCAGATCGCTTCGGTTCTCGTACGCGAAGTAAGGTCCCGTATCAAATGACAGTCAGGCA contains:
- a CDS encoding MinD/ParA family protein → MNDQAEALRQLVHTRELPKITTTRIVTVTSGKGGVGKSNFSLNFAMALQKRGYSVLVFDADIGMANIDVLLGTPAQYNLFHLLKREKTIWEIIQTAPSGLQFIAGGSGFQELLRLTEEELEYFAEQVGLLNGHVDFLLFDTGAGLSKETLRFILAAEETIVVTTPEPTSITDAYALIKMVKSMGNDVPFRLVVNRVGDDREGKQTADNIQQVAAKYLGIELPVLGYIPDDTNVSKAVKRQTPLTSAFPDSAATRGIDRIAANFLHEERAKPRGVTGFLQRMKRLWT
- a CDS encoding protein-glutamate methylesterase/protein-glutamine glutaminase, translated to MTVHRVLIVDDSKFMRRVLSDMVNADDAFTVAATASDGEDAVRLAFELKPDIITMDMEMPRMNGLEALQRIMSVHPIPVIMLSAVTDNGTRETIKALQYGAFDFVRKPDRSVNLDIGEVSDYLLEKLRIAAESIRSGSWRMLPAVELKPERETDSDTPPLSQDGEEARPQGPPGGRDEAPTLSESKISAVKKVPPDEPAAGVSPAAAPAIRPEPGGAKRTADLRKNGPPAAAAKPERQAKPAESRKPAEPPSTGQKLRKPEPPRIDAARTSTAAPAEQKAPAKLPAPAQHPPDRPDEAKPNKRSSTFTQIVALGTSTGGPRALHEVLTKLPGDFEAPVLVVQHMPPKFTHSLAQRLDSFSAIRVREAEQGELLETGTAYIAPGGKQMSVAKEASGKYRIKLTEEGPRSGHMPSVDVLFESLVGHRGLNRHAVLMTGMGSDGAKGMKALKEDGAETRIAESEETCVVYGMPRSAVELGAVSHVVPLPQIASVLVREVRSRIK